DNA from Agarilytica rhodophyticola:
GGGAATACTTTAATATTGACAAAGTATTCCGGGTGGAATATATTAAGGCTGATCATTATTAATCAGGAGATCAGCATTGGACACATCAGTAAAAGACGCAATCGCAGAACTTCGCGAAGAGGGTTTAAATCAGCCTCAAATTGCGAAGCTGTCTGGCGTCTCTCAAGGCGCAATATCTAAAGCTTCTCGTGGGCGAAATGTACTCATGACAACCGCGAGTAAAATTTTTCAACTTCGCGACAGCTTGAAAGAAAAAGCTCAAGAAGAACAAACACAAATTTAACAATTAGCAGTCTCCAAAAAAATTAAAAAAGAAATCAGGAGTAATTAAGTGGCATACGATAATCCCGAGGACATCAGAGACAACGTTGTAAAAGTTCGTCTCAATGATCACGATTTAAAATTGCTAGGAGCATTAGCAAGAAATTCGCGCACACAGAAAGCAACTCTCGCATTTGAAATTATTCGTCGAGAGCTTCAATTGTTAGCAGAATCTAGCAATAAAAACGACTTAAAAACCGCGTAACCGACTCATCAGGGGGTAATTTTATGAGCGGAATCATAGAGCTAAATAAAAAAGATTTACAGGGCCTCGAAAAGTCCTATCCGGGATTTAAAAAGGAGGACGCGGGAAAAATATTAAGGCAAGCGTTGGCGAAGATGCGCAATAGCGAAGTGAAGAGAAGACCGTTAAATAGCAAGAAAAAAGACTAGCAGAGATATTTATGTCATTAATTATAGCCCCTTTAGAGGCGGTAACAGACGATAGATTAACAGGTACAGAGCGACTTGTTCTTCTTGCTTTGTACTCGTTTAGAGGTAAAGACACAAATACAGTTTATCCGTCTCTAGATGCTTTGTCAGAGCGCTCAAGGATAAATGACAAAACTCGCATATCAAAAATAACAAAATCATTAAGCAAAAAAGGGTGGCTGAGTAAGCAAAGGAGAGGGTTTTCAAACCGTATTATTTATGACTTAACAGTACCCGAATTGGAAGATATCAGTAGGGACGAAAATACCAACTTGGCAAAAACTACCAACTTGGCAGAAAATGACAATACCAAATTGGACAAAACTACCAATACCAAATTGGACAAAACTACCATCTCCAATAAACAAACCACTGAACAAACCATAGAACATAATACTCTTGTCGAAACTGAAGATTCGACGGATGATGATATCAGTTCTGACGAACTTAAAAAAAATAAAACCCCTCCCTGCCCACACATGAAGATTATCGACGCATATCACAGGATATTACCTGAGTGTCAAAGCGTAGTTCCAAATTTGTGGACTGGATCGCCAAGAGCTAAAGCGTTGGCTGCCCGATGGGCTGAGAGTCCAGATCATCAGTCCTTGGAATTCTGGGAATCGTACTTTAGCGAGGTGAGGGATCTAAATAACGGGTTTTACATTGGTAACAATGATCGCGGCTGGAGGGCCAATCTTGAATGGTTGGTTACTGCAAAAAAATTCATTTCGATGATTGAAAAAATTATTGATAAGGCGAATCGAGCTAATGGATATTAAATTGCCAGATTTATTTTCCTATGACGCCGAGCAATCGGTACTTGGATCGCTACTGAAAGATCAGTCGCTTAGGTTTGATTTGCCTAGCGACTTGTCAGCGTCAGACTTTTCAAGCGAGAACGGCAGGATATTTTCAGTGATTGATGATTTAGTTGGCCAAAGCAAGGCTGTTGACGTAATAACCGTTGCAGAGTTAATGCCAGAAAAGTTCGAGTATCTAACTGACCTAGCTTTAAATTCGTGTAGATCAAGTAATATTTTTGCTTACGGCGAAATAGTGAAAGCTCGATCACGTGACAGAGCGTTTAAAAATACTGCTCTCAAGGTCATGGACTTAGCTGATCAGAAAAAACCAGTTGACGAAAAAATACAAGAGGCAAGCTCACTGCTAACAAGCGTTGAAAGATCTCGGGACGAAGACGGCGAACATGTAAACACAGTATTGAAAAATGTCGTCGACACGATTGACAGTAGGTTTAGAGGGATGGCTCCTAAAGGCTTAATGACCGGTTTTGTCGATCTAGATAAAAAAATTGGCGGATTGCAACCGGGTGATTTTTTTGTTGTAGGTGCTCGTCCCAGCATGGGCAAAACAGTATTCGGCATGAACGTTGTGCGCAATGCGATATTAAACGATCTCAACTGTTTGGTATTTAGCGTCGAAATGACAAAAGAAAAGCTCATGCAGAGAATGATTGCTGATGTTGGCAATATTCCTTACGAAAAAATAAAGACAGCGCAGTTTAATGAAGATGACTGGGCGAGCTTGGAGCTGGCAGTAAGGAAAATTAAAGATGCAAATTTATTCTTGTCTGATATTTCCGGCTTGCCAATCTCTAGAGCTGAAGCTATCGCAAAAAAACATAATCGTGAAAAAAGTATAGATTTAATCATGGTGGATTATCTTCAGCTAATGACATCAAGCAAAGATAATTCAACGGAATCAATAACAGTGATATCTCAGGGTTTAAAGCGTATCGCAAAAGACACTAACAGCGTGTTAATAGCATTGGCTCAATTAAATAGATCTCTTGAAAGCAGACCGAATAAAAGACCTCTTCTTTCAGACTTAAGGCAGTCAGGAAGCATTGAGCAAGACGCGGATATAATTACATTTCTCTATCGAGATGATTATTACAACGAAGATTCGCTACATAAGGGCATAGCAGAATTTATAACGGCGAAGCAAAGAGACGGTGAAACAGGAACTACATACGCGGTTCATCAGTTCAATTATAGCCGGTTTGCTAATTTAGCTCCCGACTACGCAATCCCTGAAAATACACCCACGGAAAAAAAATACAAAGGTAAAAGTTTTGCCGAGACATACGGGAAAGGTAAAAAGAAATGATCGAGCAATTGGAGCAATTGGAAAAATTAAGAGCTGATTTATTCGAGATATTTAAAAAAGAATGGGTTAAGCCGGGACATGGTTTATCAAGAGTTTATTCAAAGGCACATGATGCCATTGATAAATACATATCGGAAACCAGAGGCCGTGAAAATGCAAACAGTAGTTCGAAGAAGTAATTCTATACCTTTGAACAAGCTAGTGCGTGCATACGAGCTGTATATGACCACTGACATGGATTTAAAACAGATTTCTAGAGCGCTTTTATTAAAGTACACAACGCTAAGGTCGGCAATTAAGAGAGCTGAACTAAAAGGCCTTGTTGGTGAATATATTCCTCAGACTAGTACAAAAGTGGTTTTAAATTGCATCCAGACATACGGCGCAATGACAGCAAGAGAAGTTGCTGATCATACCGGGTTAAGCGCAAAGGTTTGCAGTGAACAACTTAGACGCGCTGTTAATTGCGGAGCGGCAAAAGCTAAAAAGAAGCGTTCATATAGTATTTATTATCCGCTGAGCGAGAGAGAGGCATCATGAATCAATTAGATTTCTTTGTGCAGATGTTTAGATTCGAGTGTGACAAAGCAAAGATTAAAGAATCGGTAAGAATTAAGTTTGAGTCCGTGGCTTTGGATAAATACAGAAAAAAATCAATTCAGAGGTAAGCCGCTTGATCTAGTTAAGAAAACGGTTGAGCAAGCAAAAAAGGAGAATAAGTATGCAGCCTGAATACATGACGCCGCGAGAACTGTGCAAAATAGATAGCAGTGATGAATTAGTAAAGGCTTTGCAGCAGGCCCTTGAAGATGCTCTGGACGATTTAGAGCCGCCACTTGATGAGCATGGTTTTATATACGATGAATGATTTAAAAAGCCTTGGCTTACCGTGGTCTATAGCGGCATTAATTTTAGTTTTGTTTTTGATTTATTTGAGAGGGTAGAGAGATGAGTTTAGCTAGTTTGTTGTTTATTAATTGGGCGGGGAATCTTGTAGACATTTTAAGGTTCGGCATGGTTGTAGTTATTTGCATTGGTCTCTTTGGACTGATGTTCTTCTGCTTTGCATATTTAGATGGCGATAGAGTAGCGGAAGGATTTGAGAAGAATAAGAAGCTAATTAAGTCTTATGCGTACATATTTGCTGTGACATTAACGCTACATACTGTTTCTTTGGATAAAAAGCAGATATATGAAGTATTTGTTATTCACCAGATAACAAACATAAAGAATGCAGATAAGCTACCTGAAAATCTAGTCAATGCAGCCAATAAGTTTTTAGAAGAATATTCGCAGGAAGAATCTAAGGACTAGCCATGATTGACATTAACGACGCAGAAAAAGCGCTTGATTATTTAAAGAGTACGGATAAAGAAGCGGCGAGACTACGGGCACTATCTGGAGCTTTAGACGATATGCGTAAAACAATGATTGCCTTGCTTTATAACGAGGAGACAGAAGGTTCAGCAGCTGACAGGCTTAAGAAAGCGGAAGGAAGTGAGCACTATAAAAACCATATCGAGAGCTTAAGAAACGCCAATGAAGAATGGTATTTAATACAGAATCAAAGGAAAAGTGCAGAGCTACAGATTGAAATGTGGCGATCTATTAACAGCAACCAACGTAAAGGGAATATTTAATTATGTCAATTAGAAAGGTAAGAAATTATAGTGATTCAAGCGGTGTATTTCATCGTGAGTGCTGGATCATTTCAGAGCAAGGGAATGACATTATGGTTGAGCATGATTCTAGAGAAGCGTTCGATACTTACATAAAGGCGTGTGAGTTATGAGCGGATGTCAAAACCTCAGCACTCTAGTAATCATTATGATTGTACTCATCATTTTATTTATAGCGAGTAACTCGGAACAATGACAGATATAAGTGAGTGGGGGATATTCGCAGTATTTATATTATTGTTTATTGGCACAACAGGACTGTTCGTGTTCTTTGATCGTAAGTTTGGCCACTTGTTTTTGCCACCAAAGCTTACAAAAAAGGAAAAAGAAAAAGTCGAAAAACAAATGTGCAAAGAATCAGATTCTAATACAAGTTATACGTCTGTAAACAATTATGATACTGGTGGTTCTGGCTGTGACGGAGGTTCATGTTGATATGAATATTAGAGTGATGGTGCAAGTGGACGGGACTTATTGGAGCGGTGGCTCATCAATAGAGTTAGCTGAACCTCTTGAAAGGTTGCAGGAGCCTATAAGAACAACGGATATCCCAGAGATGGCATGGATAAACGGGGAGGATTTAGCGGGGTCTGTTGAAGTAAGGCGGCGAATCAGGTTAAGAGAAGAGGCAGCTACGGAAATCGCTGAAGCTTTAACAGATATTCTCATTAAAGAAATGTCAAAGCGTGATACGCATAACGGGTATTTAAAAGATGAATAAAAAATTTAGAGCATGGGACATTAAAGACAAAATAATGCGTTACTCAGTAGGGATAGATTTTGATGGGTATGCATTTATCGAGGGGCCTTGTACGGCAGTTTCCACCGATGAAGTTATAGATGGCTCCATCATGCAGTTTACGGGCGTTAAAGATAAGGATGGGAAGGAAATATATGAAGGGGACATTGTGGAGCATGTTAGATATTTTGATGGTACTTGCGATCATTATGGAGACACAGTGGTAGAACCCAGGACTTATAAGAGGGTAGGCCACATAACT
Protein-coding regions in this window:
- a CDS encoding YopX family protein, coding for MNKKFRAWDIKDKIMRYSVGIDFDGYAFIEGPCTAVSTDEVIDGSIMQFTGVKDKDGKEIYEGDIVEHVRYFDGTCDHYGDTVVEPRTYKRVGHITITPSSGVTLNGYIESRTEDIELVEIKKYNSNPGVWDKCCRVLGNIYESPELKKLYQKAIPGLVFINKGHDYGEHEYS
- a CDS encoding helix-turn-helix domain-containing protein — translated: MSLIIAPLEAVTDDRLTGTERLVLLALYSFRGKDTNTVYPSLDALSERSRINDKTRISKITKSLSKKGWLSKQRRGFSNRIIYDLTVPELEDISRDENTNLAKTTNLAENDNTKLDKTTNTKLDKTTISNKQTTEQTIEHNTLVETEDSTDDDISSDELKKNKTPPCPHMKIIDAYHRILPECQSVVPNLWTGSPRAKALAARWAESPDHQSLEFWESYFSEVRDLNNGFYIGNNDRGWRANLEWLVTAKKFISMIEKIIDKANRANGY
- a CDS encoding replicative DNA helicase; this translates as MDIKLPDLFSYDAEQSVLGSLLKDQSLRFDLPSDLSASDFSSENGRIFSVIDDLVGQSKAVDVITVAELMPEKFEYLTDLALNSCRSSNIFAYGEIVKARSRDRAFKNTALKVMDLADQKKPVDEKIQEASSLLTSVERSRDEDGEHVNTVLKNVVDTIDSRFRGMAPKGLMTGFVDLDKKIGGLQPGDFFVVGARPSMGKTVFGMNVVRNAILNDLNCLVFSVEMTKEKLMQRMIADVGNIPYEKIKTAQFNEDDWASLELAVRKIKDANLFLSDISGLPISRAEAIAKKHNREKSIDLIMVDYLQLMTSSKDNSTESITVISQGLKRIAKDTNSVLIALAQLNRSLESRPNKRPLLSDLRQSGSIEQDADIITFLYRDDYYNEDSLHKGIAEFITAKQRDGETGTTYAVHQFNYSRFANLAPDYAIPENTPTEKKYKGKSFAETYGKGKKK
- a CDS encoding helix-turn-helix domain-containing protein; amino-acid sequence: MDTSVKDAIAELREEGLNQPQIAKLSGVSQGAISKASRGRNVLMTTASKIFQLRDSLKEKAQEEQTQI
- a CDS encoding winged helix-turn-helix domain-containing protein, which gives rise to MQTVVRRSNSIPLNKLVRAYELYMTTDMDLKQISRALLLKYTTLRSAIKRAELKGLVGEYIPQTSTKVVLNCIQTYGAMTAREVADHTGLSAKVCSEQLRRAVNCGAAKAKKKRSYSIYYPLSEREAS